In Desulfovibrio sp. 86, the following proteins share a genomic window:
- the galU gene encoding UTP--glucose-1-phosphate uridylyltransferase GalU, with translation MKDIRKVIIPVAGWGTRSLPATKNIPKEMLPIYNKPVIQYVVEEAQKANIQDVIFVTNRDKSVIEDHFDYNLQLESVLERAGKLDKLAEVRKVAEMVNIMSVRQKKQLGLGHAVLCARELVRDDPFAVMVGDDLMFGGVPGIAQLIDVAMAEKMPVIGVMEVPWEKVSRYGIIDGDEVAPGVFRVKSMVEKPTRDKAPSRMAIVGRYVLTPDIFDYLEKVTPGHGGEIQLTDALQALAQDKGMMAVRMSGMRFDAGDWAEFLTANIYFALQDEELRYDLLNLLKNFVQFH, from the coding sequence ATGAAGGATATTCGCAAGGTTATTATTCCCGTTGCCGGATGGGGCACGCGTTCATTGCCCGCGACCAAGAATATTCCCAAGGAAATGCTGCCCATCTACAACAAGCCCGTCATCCAGTATGTGGTTGAGGAGGCCCAGAAGGCCAATATCCAGGACGTGATCTTTGTAACCAACCGTGATAAGAGCGTTATTGAAGACCATTTTGATTACAACCTGCAGTTGGAGTCCGTGCTGGAACGCGCCGGAAAGCTGGACAAGCTTGCCGAAGTGCGCAAAGTGGCTGAAATGGTCAACATCATGTCCGTGCGCCAGAAAAAGCAGCTTGGCCTTGGACATGCGGTGCTCTGCGCGCGTGAGCTTGTGCGTGACGACCCCTTTGCCGTCATGGTGGGCGATGACCTCATGTTCGGCGGCGTGCCCGGCATCGCGCAGCTTATCGACGTGGCCATGGCGGAAAAAATGCCCGTCATTGGCGTGATGGAAGTGCCGTGGGAAAAGGTCAGCCGCTACGGCATCATCGACGGTGATGAAGTGGCCCCCGGCGTGTTCAGGGTCAAGAGCATGGTGGAAAAGCCCACCAGGGACAAAGCGCCCTCACGCATGGCCATTGTGGGACGCTACGTGCTTACGCCCGATATTTTTGACTATCTTGAAAAAGTCACCCCTGGTCATGGCGGTGAAATTCAGTTGACCGATGCCCTTCAGGCTCTGGCTCAGGACAAGGGCATGATGGCGGTGCGCATGTCGGGCATGCGCTTTGACGCTGGCGACTGGGCCGAATTCTTGACGGCCAATATTTATTTCGCCCTTCAGGATGAAGAACTGCGCTACGATTTGCTGAATTTGCTCAAGAATTTTGTCCAGTTTCACTAG
- the priA gene encoding replication restart helicase PriA, producing MYASIALLSPPYATLSYALPPEFPQDFWRPGLRVAIPLGRGEKAALRAGVVLETSDSLDLPAGVACKSVCWPLEEQPLLTADLLALAQDLALRQALSPGHILGHALPQGLRLTRVRLRLLHEKGAASWPLARIRGADDATRRELAQALAQGAARLLPPGSDAASEEFCVLRVDPPWPVRPSASRQIELLEYLLEHGAVSRRNLTRALGQGVGAPLQSLLTAGHVALTRQDLEDEVEAVEQSLLPPPPAPFTLNDDQAAALSDMTAALEAAQREKRAASRLLYGVTGSGKTAVYLDLARACLAAGKSVLLLAPEVALAYKLRRDASCALPDVPLFFHHGYQSPARREATYRQLAARQEPCLVVGTRSALFLPVPHLACVVLDEEHDASFKQDESLAYQAKEVAWFRMAQAHGLLVLGSATPDLKTFHAAESGLLPVLRLPRRVGGRDLPPVELVDISLLSPAATAEGGLLAPQSEQALQAVISRGEQAVVLLNRRGYAPLMYCLDCGRTLRCPHCEIGLTYHKGREKLVCHYCGYSRPFPSPCPECKGMNFLPMGEGTERLAERLSVLAGGPVLRLDRDSTRRPGRMEEILAAFARQESPILVGTQMLSKGHHFPNVTLAVIADGDLGLNLPDYRAAERTFQLLVQSSGRAGRGDKAGQVLIQTRDVNHYCWQYVREADYEGFYAAELARRKLRKYPPFVRLALIRISHAVEDSGGAAALSDLAAAMRGRAAELGLQLLGPAPAPLALLRGRRRYSCLVKGQDWQAIRALYFFASTQKSTKNLRLFLDLDPVNML from the coding sequence ATGTACGCCAGCATCGCTCTTCTGAGTCCACCCTACGCCACCTTGAGCTACGCTCTGCCGCCGGAATTTCCCCAAGATTTCTGGCGGCCCGGCCTGCGTGTGGCCATACCCCTTGGCCGGGGCGAAAAGGCCGCCCTGCGCGCGGGGGTGGTGCTTGAAACCAGCGACAGTCTTGATTTGCCAGCAGGCGTGGCCTGCAAGAGCGTTTGCTGGCCCCTTGAGGAGCAGCCCCTGCTCACGGCTGATCTTCTGGCCCTTGCCCAGGATCTCGCCCTCAGGCAGGCCCTGAGTCCGGGGCATATCCTTGGCCATGCGCTGCCGCAGGGCCTGCGTCTCACACGGGTACGGCTGCGGCTCCTGCATGAAAAGGGCGCGGCCTCATGGCCGCTGGCCCGCATCCGAGGGGCGGATGACGCCACGCGGCGCGAGCTTGCGCAGGCTTTGGCCCAGGGCGCGGCAAGGCTGCTGCCCCCGGGATCAGACGCTGCCAGCGAAGAATTTTGCGTCCTGCGTGTGGACCCGCCCTGGCCAGTGCGCCCTTCGGCGTCACGACAGATTGAGCTGCTGGAATATCTGCTCGAGCACGGGGCCGTGAGCCGTCGCAACCTCACCCGCGCCCTGGGGCAGGGCGTCGGCGCGCCCTTGCAGTCGCTGTTGACTGCGGGGCACGTTGCGCTGACGCGGCAGGACCTCGAAGATGAAGTGGAGGCCGTGGAGCAAAGCCTTTTGCCGCCTCCGCCAGCCCCCTTTACCCTCAATGACGATCAGGCAGCGGCCCTGAGCGACATGACAGCCGCGCTTGAGGCTGCCCAGAGGGAAAAACGGGCGGCTTCGCGTCTGCTCTATGGCGTGACGGGCAGCGGCAAAACCGCCGTATATCTTGATCTGGCCCGCGCGTGTCTGGCGGCGGGCAAAAGCGTGCTCCTGCTCGCGCCTGAAGTGGCGTTGGCCTATAAGCTGCGGCGGGACGCCAGTTGCGCCTTGCCGGACGTTCCGCTTTTTTTCCATCACGGCTATCAGTCACCGGCCCGGCGTGAGGCGACGTACAGGCAGCTGGCGGCCCGGCAGGAGCCCTGCCTTGTGGTGGGCACGCGCTCGGCCCTGTTTTTGCCTGTGCCGCATCTTGCCTGCGTGGTGCTGGACGAAGAGCATGACGCTTCCTTCAAGCAGGACGAGAGCCTGGCCTACCAGGCCAAGGAAGTGGCCTGGTTTCGCATGGCCCAGGCCCACGGCCTGCTGGTGCTGGGATCGGCCACGCCCGATCTGAAAACATTTCATGCAGCGGAAAGCGGTTTGCTGCCCGTGCTGCGTCTGCCCCGGCGCGTGGGCGGGCGCGACCTGCCCCCCGTTGAGCTGGTGGACATCAGTTTGCTTTCACCCGCCGCCACGGCAGAGGGCGGACTTCTGGCCCCGCAGAGCGAGCAGGCCCTGCAGGCGGTCATCAGCAGGGGAGAGCAGGCTGTGGTTCTGCTCAACCGCCGTGGCTATGCCCCGCTCATGTACTGTCTTGACTGCGGGCGCACACTGCGCTGCCCGCACTGCGAAATAGGGCTGACCTACCATAAGGGACGCGAAAAGCTGGTCTGCCACTATTGTGGCTACTCCCGGCCATTTCCGTCTCCCTGCCCGGAGTGCAAGGGCATGAATTTTCTGCCCATGGGCGAGGGCACAGAGCGTCTGGCCGAACGCCTGAGCGTGCTGGCAGGCGGGCCTGTGCTGCGCCTGGACAGGGACAGCACACGGCGTCCGGGGCGGATGGAAGAGATTCTGGCGGCCTTTGCCCGGCAGGAATCCCCCATTCTTGTGGGCACGCAGATGCTTTCCAAAGGACACCACTTTCCCAACGTGACCCTTGCGGTCATCGCGGACGGCGATCTCGGGCTCAACCTGCCCGACTACCGCGCGGCAGAGCGCACGTTCCAGTTGCTGGTGCAGTCGTCCGGCAGGGCGGGGCGGGGCGACAAGGCCGGACAGGTTCTTATCCAGACGCGCGATGTGAACCACTACTGCTGGCAATACGTGCGCGAGGCCGATTATGAGGGCTTTTACGCCGCCGAGCTGGCCCGTCGCAAACTGCGGAAGTATCCGCCCTTTGTGCGTCTGGCGCTCATCCGCATTTCCCACGCGGTGGAGGACAGCGGCGGCGCGGCTGCCCTGAGCGATCTGGCCGCCGCCATGCGCGGCCGGGCGGCGGAGCTTGGCCTGCAACTGCTGGGGCCCGCCCCTGCGCCTCTGGCCTTGCTGCGGGGCCGCCGCCGGTATTCCTGCCTTGTGAAAGGGCAGGATTGGCAGGCCATACGCGCCCTGTATTTTTTTGCCTCAACACAAAAATCTACCAAAAACCTACGACTTTTTCTTGACCTTGATCCTGTAAATATGTTGTGA
- a CDS encoding OmpP1/FadL family transporter, protein MKVFRALALVLALVFCCSATVRAEGFALNEWSARGVSLAGGLIGRADDVSTLAYNAAGITQVPGTHVMGGLAFIAPMGTIVSDMSAGGTKYTSTKPDVWLAPHGFVSHQLNDNVWLGFASFSRFGLGNSFDSNWVGRYNMYDIGLKTISFVPTLAYKVNDTLSLSVGAEVMNAHVYRGSKIPTKTF, encoded by the coding sequence ATGAAGGTTTTTCGCGCATTGGCGCTGGTGCTGGCGCTGGTTTTCTGCTGTTCGGCCACTGTCCGGGCCGAGGGTTTCGCGCTCAATGAATGGAGCGCGCGCGGCGTGTCCCTTGCTGGCGGCCTTATCGGGCGCGCCGACGATGTTTCCACCCTCGCCTACAACGCGGCGGGCATAACCCAGGTGCCCGGCACTCATGTTATGGGTGGCCTGGCCTTCATCGCGCCCATGGGCACCATTGTGTCCGATATGAGCGCAGGCGGGACAAAGTATACCTCCACCAAGCCCGATGTGTGGCTGGCCCCGCATGGCTTTGTCAGCCACCAGCTCAATGACAATGTCTGGCTGGGTTTTGCCTCTTTCAGCCGTTTTGGCCTGGGCAATTCCTTCGACAGCAATTGGGTCGGCAGATACAATATGTATGACATCGGCCTGAAAACCATCTCCTTTGTCCCCACCCTGGCCTACAAGGTCAACGATACGCTTTCCCTGTCCGTGGGCGCTGAAGTCATGAACGCCCATGTTTACAGGGGCAGCAAGATTCCCACGAAAACCTTTTGA
- a CDS encoding OmpP1/FadL family transporter gives MFTGAARFPRKPFDNDLQLEGSGWGVGAHLGMHMRFNDQWSMGLSYKSQVTLNLYGDVDFSYEGDSLLTRAGTLPVARDRSANATLQLPDSIAWGLSYKPLENLSFEVGTVFTRWSTYNALNINMGNDYSSVNNKEWRDGWNFNGSVEYKPLDWWSLRAGVAYETPVVNENYSDYMMPTNGRTVMSLGTGVTWNNWTVDLAYAHLWIYPVDYDTTSSSGIRSMGIKGGHSENVQANIYMFSVGYTF, from the coding sequence ATGTTTACAGGGGCAGCAAGATTCCCACGAAAACCTTTTGACAACGATCTGCAGCTTGAAGGCAGCGGCTGGGGGGTTGGCGCGCACCTGGGCATGCACATGCGCTTTAATGACCAGTGGTCCATGGGTCTGTCGTACAAGAGCCAGGTTACGCTCAATCTTTATGGCGACGTGGATTTCAGCTATGAGGGCGACAGCCTTCTTACCCGAGCAGGCACTCTGCCCGTGGCCCGGGACCGCAGCGCCAACGCCACCTTGCAGCTGCCCGATTCCATCGCCTGGGGGCTTTCGTATAAGCCACTGGAAAATCTGAGTTTTGAAGTGGGCACGGTCTTTACCCGCTGGTCCACCTACAATGCCCTGAACATCAACATGGGCAACGACTATTCCTCGGTCAACAACAAGGAATGGCGTGACGGCTGGAATTTCAACGGCAGCGTCGAGTACAAGCCTCTGGACTGGTGGAGCCTGCGCGCTGGCGTCGCCTATGAAACCCCGGTGGTCAACGAAAATTACAGTGATTACATGATGCCCACCAACGGCCGTACCGTCATGAGCCTTGGCACCGGCGTCACCTGGAACAACTGGACCGTTGATCTGGCCTATGCCCATTTGTGGATCTATCCTGTGGACTATGACACTACCAGTTCCTCCGGCATCCGCTCAATGGGCATCAAGGGCGGGCACTCTGAAAATGTGCAGGCCAATATTTACATGTTCTCGGTAGGTTATACTTTCTAG
- a CDS encoding MBL fold metallo-hydrolase, producing the protein MRKHVKANVSWVGYIDWELKHFHGDEYSIINGSSQNAYLVEEEKTVLIDTVWAPHRFEFIENLKSEIDLAKLDFVVANHGEVDHSGALTELMKARPDLPIYCTANAVKSLEGQYGKHGWNFNVVKTGDTLDIGNGKTLVFVEMRMLHWPDSMATYLTGDNILFSNDAFGQHFAVEGLFNDKADQCLLEKEAMKYYANILNPFSTFVAKKLEEISSLNIPIDMIAPSHGVIWRDKPMQIVEKYAQWAQDYQEDQLTIVYDTMWEGTTRLAHAIAEQAGKLSPDTEVKVFNISKTDKNEIMTEVLKSRAIAVGSPTVSSTILSSVAGWLHFLASLKFKNKKAAVFGCYGWSGEGNKVLREELAKAGFQVVDENIRSQWNPEKEDLDKSEAIVKALLA; encoded by the coding sequence ATGAGAAAGCACGTAAAAGCCAATGTCAGCTGGGTTGGCTATATTGACTGGGAACTAAAGCATTTTCACGGAGACGAATACTCCATCATCAATGGCTCAAGCCAGAACGCCTATCTGGTTGAAGAAGAAAAAACCGTGCTCATTGATACGGTATGGGCGCCGCATCGCTTTGAGTTTATTGAAAATCTCAAGTCAGAAATTGATCTTGCAAAACTGGATTTTGTGGTGGCCAATCACGGTGAAGTGGACCATTCCGGCGCGCTGACAGAGCTTATGAAGGCGCGTCCGGATTTGCCCATTTACTGCACAGCCAATGCCGTTAAAAGCCTTGAGGGGCAATACGGAAAGCACGGCTGGAATTTCAATGTGGTAAAAACCGGCGATACCCTTGATATAGGCAATGGAAAAACGCTCGTATTTGTGGAAATGCGCATGCTGCACTGGCCTGACAGCATGGCGACCTACCTTACGGGAGACAATATCCTTTTTTCCAATGACGCCTTTGGGCAGCACTTTGCCGTTGAAGGTCTTTTTAACGACAAGGCCGATCAATGCCTGCTCGAAAAAGAGGCAATGAAATACTATGCCAACATCCTGAATCCATTTTCTACCTTTGTAGCTAAAAAACTTGAAGAAATTTCCAGTCTGAACATTCCCATAGACATGATAGCCCCAAGCCATGGCGTCATTTGGCGCGACAAGCCCATGCAGATTGTCGAAAAATACGCGCAGTGGGCGCAGGACTATCAGGAAGATCAGCTGACCATTGTTTACGACACCATGTGGGAGGGCACCACGCGGCTTGCGCACGCCATTGCGGAGCAGGCCGGAAAGCTCAGCCCCGATACAGAGGTCAAGGTCTTCAACATTTCCAAAACAGACAAAAATGAAATCATGACCGAGGTGCTCAAGTCCCGTGCCATAGCCGTAGGGTCCCCAACGGTCAGCAGCACCATTTTGTCCAGTGTGGCTGGCTGGTTGCACTTCCTGGCGTCATTGAAGTTCAAAAATAAGAAGGCCGCAGTGTTCGGCTGCTATGGCTGGAGCGGCGAAGGCAACAAGGTGCTGCGTGAAGAACTCGCCAAGGCGGGCTTTCAGGTTGTGGACGAAAACATACGTTCTCAATGGAACCCGGAAAAAGAGGATCTTGATAAAAGTGAGGCCATTGTAAAGGCATTGCTGGCCTAG
- a CDS encoding 2,3-butanediol dehydrogenase — MQAAVWHGKKDVRVETVPLPSPPAPGWVQVKVEWCGICGSDLHEYLAGPIFIPVNAPHPLTGKQGSVILGHEFTGKVVAVGEGVTEVKVGDMVAPDACQHCGECQPCREGRYNVCEKLAFTGLHNDGAFASLVNVPAELCYVLPKGVSAEAGAVMEPLATGFKAVRMAGSILGLNVVVLGAGTIGLGTIMAVRAAGAGKIIVVEMSKARIEKAKECGADVIINPKECDPVAAIKEITGGSGADVSFECIGNKMTGPLAIDVLRNTGLAIIVGIFEEPSSFNFFSLSGTDKRVMGTLAYTLDDFKGLAALMAKGIIRAENLITGKIELKDILDKGFLELINNKDQHIKILVRP; from the coding sequence ATGCAAGCCGCAGTATGGCACGGCAAAAAAGATGTGCGGGTTGAAACGGTGCCTCTTCCTTCCCCCCCGGCCCCCGGCTGGGTGCAGGTGAAGGTTGAGTGGTGCGGCATTTGCGGGTCTGACCTGCATGAGTACCTGGCCGGCCCCATCTTTATTCCTGTGAACGCCCCCCACCCGCTCACCGGCAAACAGGGAAGCGTCATTCTGGGTCATGAATTTACCGGCAAGGTTGTGGCCGTTGGCGAGGGCGTCACCGAGGTCAAGGTCGGCGACATGGTGGCCCCCGATGCCTGTCAGCATTGCGGCGAATGCCAACCCTGCCGCGAAGGGCGCTACAACGTCTGCGAAAAACTGGCCTTTACCGGCCTGCATAATGACGGAGCTTTTGCCTCTCTTGTGAACGTGCCCGCCGAATTGTGCTACGTTCTGCCCAAGGGCGTCAGCGCCGAAGCCGGAGCCGTCATGGAGCCGCTGGCCACGGGCTTCAAGGCCGTGCGCATGGCTGGCAGCATATTGGGGCTTAACGTGGTTGTGCTCGGCGCGGGCACCATCGGCCTTGGCACCATTATGGCCGTCAGAGCCGCAGGCGCGGGCAAGATCATTGTGGTGGAAATGTCCAAGGCGCGCATTGAAAAAGCCAAGGAATGCGGGGCGGACGTCATCATCAATCCCAAGGAATGCGACCCGGTGGCCGCCATCAAGGAAATCACCGGCGGTTCAGGCGCGGACGTATCCTTTGAGTGCATCGGCAACAAGATGACCGGCCCTCTGGCCATTGACGTTCTTCGCAACACGGGGCTGGCTATTATTGTGGGCATTTTTGAAGAACCCAGTTCCTTCAACTTTTTCAGCCTCAGCGGCACCGACAAGCGCGTCATGGGCACCCTGGCCTACACGCTGGACGATTTCAAAGGCCTGGCCGCTCTCATGGCCAAGGGCATCATCAGGGCTGAAAATCTCATTACCGGCAAGATTGAGCTCAAGGACATACTCGATAAAGGCTTTCTGGAGCTCATCAACAACAAAGACCAGCATATCAAAATTCTGGTACGCCCCTGA
- a CDS encoding sigma-54-dependent Fis family transcriptional regulator, producing the protein MYVLQRNGDVFEMRQEPRGTSKSPRPGLLLGGGSSSGKQRRDVWETFIRTGHIDDPTLPQPIAASWQRCRDMGVDPLSPRCCEFTPMTQIEPLADIYADLAADVERQIYDQIKQRGLLITVADAEGRILRTCGSKDVLLEADRLHFGPGAVWSELSVGTNAISLSINDGTPAQVMGVEHFCNSHQSWGCSAAPIFTPFGDLWGCFDISGPTSADHSHALWLVMGAAREIERLLLNASLANMENKSRSLLNTLFSSMPIGILMVDDEGRISYANTLAARMLRYAGDLRDCRADMFFGSPAPAHWRQNNVESVPLRCTTNPELSAQIVSFMASGTENRHSIITLQAEAPRVLPTPARRSHREEPRPFGDILYRSEKMASVVARARHMAQSPAAILLYGETGTGKELFARAIHQASAQADGPFVAVNCGALPRELIQSELFGYEKGAFTGASEKGRPGKFELAEKGTLFLDEISEMPLEMQVNLLRPLEERCVTRVGGKQNIKVDFRLITATNRDLDQLLTSGSFRQDLFYRIHVLALEIPPLRERKDDIGLIAEYHCRRLCCNYNQPFGGLSAEALRIMEDYAWPGNVRQLVHSMEFAVNMSQGGCILPEHLPATLHARHEPLAAGGCDCTMAALPRMTEFNLGSIEAHAIKAALAHYKGNMLQAAKALGIGRNTLYAKLRKIDHCN; encoded by the coding sequence ATGTACGTATTGCAGCGCAATGGTGATGTTTTTGAAATGCGGCAGGAACCCAGAGGAACATCCAAATCCCCACGCCCCGGACTTTTGCTTGGCGGCGGCTCCTCAAGCGGCAAACAGAGGCGAGATGTATGGGAAACATTCATCAGAACGGGCCATATTGACGACCCCACACTTCCCCAGCCCATCGCCGCATCCTGGCAGCGTTGCCGCGACATGGGCGTAGACCCCCTTTCGCCCCGGTGTTGCGAGTTCACGCCCATGACGCAGATAGAGCCTCTGGCCGATATTTATGCGGACCTGGCGGCGGATGTGGAGCGGCAGATATATGATCAGATAAAGCAGCGGGGCCTGCTTATTACGGTGGCTGACGCCGAGGGGCGCATCCTGCGCACCTGTGGCAGCAAGGACGTTCTGCTGGAGGCCGACCGCCTGCATTTCGGGCCGGGGGCCGTGTGGTCTGAACTCAGCGTGGGCACCAACGCCATCAGTCTGTCCATTAATGACGGCACGCCAGCCCAGGTCATGGGAGTGGAACACTTTTGCAACAGCCACCAGTCCTGGGGCTGTTCGGCGGCTCCCATTTTTACGCCATTTGGCGACCTGTGGGGCTGCTTTGACATTTCCGGCCCCACCAGCGCCGACCACAGCCATGCCCTGTGGCTGGTCATGGGCGCTGCCCGCGAGATTGAGCGCCTTCTGCTCAACGCCTCGCTGGCCAATATGGAAAACAAGTCGCGCAGCCTCTTGAACACCCTGTTCAGTTCCATGCCCATAGGCATACTCATGGTGGACGATGAGGGCCGCATAAGCTACGCCAATACCCTCGCCGCCCGCATGTTGCGCTATGCCGGCGATCTGCGCGACTGCCGGGCCGACATGTTTTTCGGCAGCCCCGCGCCCGCGCACTGGCGGCAGAACAATGTCGAAAGCGTGCCGCTGCGCTGCACGACAAACCCGGAACTCAGCGCCCAGATCGTGTCATTTATGGCCAGCGGCACTGAAAACCGCCATTCCATAATTACCTTGCAGGCCGAGGCCCCGCGCGTTCTGCCGACGCCCGCCCGGCGAAGCCACCGCGAAGAGCCCCGCCCCTTTGGCGACATCTTGTACCGCAGCGAAAAAATGGCCAGCGTTGTGGCCAGAGCCCGGCATATGGCCCAAAGCCCGGCAGCCATACTGCTGTACGGCGAAACCGGCACAGGCAAGGAGCTTTTCGCCAGGGCCATCCACCAGGCCAGCGCACAGGCTGACGGCCCCTTTGTGGCAGTCAACTGCGGCGCCCTGCCCCGCGAGCTTATCCAGAGCGAACTTTTTGGCTATGAAAAAGGCGCGTTTACCGGCGCGTCGGAAAAAGGCCGCCCCGGCAAGTTTGAACTGGCTGAAAAAGGCACGCTTTTTCTGGATGAAATATCGGAAATGCCCCTGGAGATGCAGGTCAACCTGCTGCGCCCGCTGGAAGAGCGCTGCGTGACACGTGTGGGCGGCAAACAGAACATCAAGGTGGACTTCAGGCTTATCACGGCCACCAACCGGGATCTCGACCAGCTTTTGACCTCGGGGAGTTTTCGCCAGGATCTTTTTTACCGCATCCATGTGCTGGCGCTTGAGATTCCCCCCTTACGCGAGCGCAAGGACGACATCGGCCTCATTGCGGAATACCACTGCCGCCGACTGTGCTGCAACTACAACCAGCCTTTTGGCGGCCTTTCTGCCGAGGCCCTGCGCATCATGGAAGACTACGCCTGGCCCGGCAACGTGCGCCAGCTTGTGCACAGCATGGAATTTGCCGTCAATATGTCCCAGGGCGGCTGTATCCTTCCCGAACACCTGCCCGCCACCCTGCATGCCCGGCATGAGCCGCTGGCCGCTGGCGGCTGCGACTGCACCATGGCCGCCCTCCCCCGCATGACGGAGTTCAACCTGGGCAGCATTGAGGCCCACGCCATCAAGGCGGCCCTGGCCCACTACAAGGGCAACATGCTGCAAGCGGCCAAGGCCCTGGGCATAGGGCGCAACACCCTTTACGCGAAACTGCGCAAAATAGATCACTGCAACTGA
- a CDS encoding dihydrolipoamide acetyltransferase family protein, whose translation MAYEVQMPKWGLTMKTGKIARWLVSEGGAVETGQPLLEVETDKITNVVESPASGVLLQIVSPQGEVVPVMQVIGVIGAAGEAVAAQPSASAAATSAAPAKTEKAPASAAAKASGEPVRAMPAARRLAAELGVDLASVQGSGRDGAVTEKDVRAAHEAAQKAPAAGGAAPAASGSCTGSASSGPCCEDEIVPMDGLRKLIADNMMASLQGAAQLTVFVEADVTEMVALRDSMLARNKKNPDYRLSYNDIIAFAVCRALLRHPVMNSTLREDGIHLHKHVNLGMAVSLDTGLIVPNVKNADTFSLEQLKEKVRDAASRARKGGLSMDEISGGTFTISNVSMLGVDGFTPILNPPETGILGVGRVVEKPGVFEGEVCVRKMMTLSLTFNHMVTDGGPAMSFLRTLADMLEKPVRMLG comes from the coding sequence ATGGCCTACGAAGTGCAGATGCCCAAATGGGGCCTGACCATGAAAACCGGCAAGATAGCGCGCTGGCTTGTGTCAGAAGGCGGCGCGGTGGAAACGGGGCAGCCGCTTTTGGAAGTGGAGACCGACAAGATTACCAATGTGGTGGAATCTCCCGCCAGTGGCGTGCTTTTACAGATAGTTTCCCCTCAGGGCGAAGTGGTGCCGGTCATGCAGGTCATCGGCGTCATTGGCGCAGCCGGTGAAGCCGTGGCGGCGCAGCCTTCCGCCAGTGCCGCCGCCACCTCCGCAGCCCCTGCCAAAACGGAAAAAGCTCCGGCCTCCGCCGCCGCCAAAGCCTCCGGCGAGCCGGTACGGGCCATGCCCGCCGCGCGCAGACTGGCTGCGGAACTGGGCGTGGACCTTGCCTCGGTGCAAGGGTCCGGGCGTGACGGCGCCGTGACCGAAAAAGACGTGCGGGCAGCCCACGAAGCAGCCCAAAAGGCTCCTGCCGCCGGGGGGGCCGCCCCGGCAGCTTCCGGCTCCTGCACGGGTTCCGCGTCTTCCGGCCCCTGCTGCGAAGACGAAATCGTGCCCATGGACGGCCTGCGCAAGCTCATAGCCGACAATATGATGGCCAGCCTTCAGGGTGCTGCCCAGCTCACGGTTTTTGTGGAAGCCGACGTGACCGAAATGGTGGCCCTGCGCGACAGCATGCTGGCCCGCAACAAAAAGAACCCCGACTACCGTCTTTCCTACAACGACATCATCGCCTTTGCCGTGTGCCGCGCCCTGTTGCGCCACCCCGTCATGAACAGCACCCTGCGGGAAGACGGCATCCATCTGCACAAACACGTCAATCTGGGCATGGCCGTATCTCTGGATACGGGCCTCATCGTGCCCAATGTGAAAAACGCCGACACCTTCAGCCTTGAGCAGCTCAAGGAAAAGGTGCGCGACGCGGCTTCACGCGCCCGCAAGGGCGGACTTTCCATGGACGAGATATCCGGCGGCACCTTCACCATCTCCAACGTGAGCATGCTTGGTGTTGACGGCTTTACGCCCATCCTGAATCCGCCGGAAACGGGCATCCTTGGGGTTGGCCGCGTGGTGGAAAAACCGGGCGTATTCGAGGGTGAAGTGTGCGTGCGCAAGATGATGACGCTTTCGCTCACCTTCAACCACATGGTCACCGACGGCGGCCCGGCCATGAGCTTTTTGCGCACCCTTGCCGACATGCTGGAAAAACCGGTGCGCATGCTGGGCTAA
- a CDS encoding Lin0512 family protein — translation MLQRYIVELGTGADLHGADMTKAARRAVKDAISRSCLCGLVEVLGRSSFQGVHVHAEIAVPDPAGVDVEAVKAAIPIGDKSVTIVSGGMRVPGLEVPIFGPGCSDIVMACAALTVSVYVD, via the coding sequence ATGCTTCAACGCTACATTGTTGAACTCGGCACCGGAGCGGACCTGCACGGCGCGGACATGACCAAGGCCGCCAGGCGCGCCGTGAAAGACGCCATTTCGCGGTCCTGTCTCTGCGGACTGGTTGAAGTGCTCGGCCGCTCGTCTTTTCAGGGAGTACACGTGCACGCTGAAATCGCCGTGCCCGACCCTGCGGGCGTGGATGTGGAGGCCGTAAAAGCCGCCATACCCATTGGCGATAAAAGCGTGACCATTGTTTCCGGCGGAATGCGCGTTCCTGGTCTGGAAGTGCCCATTTTCGGACCGGGATGCAGCGATATTGTGATGGCCTGCGCGGCTCTTACCGTGTCGGTCTATGTGGATTGA